In one window of Penaeus monodon isolate SGIC_2016 chromosome 36, NSTDA_Pmon_1, whole genome shotgun sequence DNA:
- the LOC119595538 gene encoding uncharacterized protein LOC119595538 has product MSIVGHRTGIGIDPSSLGFGFRSVKMSKPGSLPSARGQNMMREGGRQQRPPLSPHTKFEGLDPALPPPPIDKPLAVVDDEGPAEYIDTTTGKRAKEPKPCCGCRTCDFRFPLEMDEETSTVYREAKYCGLSYTFISSWCLMLVFGTVAAGGIVAVGFLDPKLLQYQIVGIILAIAFGVGLPVFIVFWICVQREARDIRRQYRVMKNKEQVYKEENSALNDNGKKKNKQKDEEEKEEGKNKNDIKVDVESSRTTGDDDVEMLIGNV; this is encoded by the exons ATGAGTATTGTCGGACACAGAACTGGAataggg ATAGATCCATCTTCTCTTGGCTTTGGCTTCCGCTCCGTTAAGATGAGCAAG CCTGGGAGTCTCCCGAGCGCCCGAGGCCAGAACATGATGCGGGAGGGCGGTCGCCAGCAGCGGCCTCCTCTCTCGCCGCACACCAAATTCGAGGGCCTGGACCCCGCCCTTCCTCCGCCGCCCATTGACAAGCCCCTCGCTGTGGTGGACGACGAAGGACCCGCCGAGTACATCGACACGACCACGGGCAAGAGGGCGAAGGAGCCAAAGCCGTGTTGCGGTTGT aGGACCTGCGATTTCCGCTTCCCTCTGGAGATGGACGAGGAGACATCAACGGTCTACCGCGAAGCCAAGTACTGCGGTCTCTCTTACACTTTCATTTCTTCGTGGTGTCTGATGCTGGTGTTTGGGACCGTGGCCGCTGGAGGTATCGTGGCCGTGGGGTTCCTCGATCCCAAGTTGCTCCAGTACCAGATCGTTGGTATCATCCTGGCGATCGCCTTCG GAGTGGGCTTACCGGTATTCATCGTATTTTGGATCTGCGTGCAGAGGGAGGCCCGAGACATTCGTCGCCAGTACCGAGTCATGAAGAACAAGGAACAGGTCTACAAGGAAGAGAACAGCGCACTCAACGATAacgggaagaaaaagaacaaacagaaagatgaggaagagaaggaagaagggaagaacaagaatgaCATAAAAGTTGATGTTGAGAGCTCGAGGACAACTGGAGATGATGACGTCGAGATGTTGATTGGTAATGTTTAG